Below is a window of Hydrogenimonas sp. SS33 DNA.
GACAAAACCCTGGACGCCTTTTTCATCTATGTGGAGATCGGCGTCATTCTCGGGGCGCGGCTGGGGTATATTCTCTTCTACGACCCCCATACCCTCTGGTACCTGACCCGCCCCTGGGAGATTTTCAACCCCTTTCACGGCGGCACCTTCACCGGCATCAGCGGCATGAGTTACCACGGGGCGGTCATCGGGTTTCTCATCGGGGCGTGGCTTTTCGCAAAACGGTACAAAACCTCCTTCTGGATGATGATGGACCTGGTGGCCCTGAGCGTGCCGGTAGGGTATGTCTTCGGACGGATCGGAAACTTCCTGAACCAGGGCCTCGTAGGGCGCGAAACCGACGTGCCGTGGGGCATCTATGTCAACGCGACCCTGCGCCACCCTTCCCAGCTCTACGAAGCCTTTCTGGAAGGGGTGGTCGTCGGTGCGGTCCTCTTCTTCTACCGGAAGCGGCAGAGGTTCGAAGGGGAGCTGATTGCCCTCTACGCCGTTCTCTACGGCCTGGCCCGCTTCGTCTCGGAGTTCTGGCGCCAGCCCGATATCCAGCTGGGATTCATCTGCTGCGGATGGATGACGATGGGCCAACTGCTCTCACTGGTGATGATCGCAGTCGGCGTTGCGGGGTACGTTATTTTGAAGCGGCGCGGGGTTACCGTGAAAGCAGGTAGTCGATGATCTTCGCGATATGCTCTTCGGGCGCGTATCCGCCGATGATCTTCACGGCGCTTCCTTTCTGGTCGAAGATGATGGAGAAGGGCAGCCCGCCGTCCCATGCGGCGCGGTGGGAGATGTACTGGACGAAATCGGGATTGTCCATATATTCGTAGATCGGGTAGTTGAAGTGGAAGCGTTTCTGCAGCAGTGCACGCTCTCCCCCGGTTATGGGCTGCTGGGCGTGGATGGCGACGATCTGAAGCTTCCCTTTGTACTTCTTCTGCAGGTCGACCAGGTGGGGGATCTCTTTCATGCACCAGCGGCAGTGTTTGCCGAAAAAGTTCAGCAGGACGATCTGGCCCTTGAACTCCCTGAAAACGACGCCGTTGGAGGCTTCGGTGATGTGGAGGGTCGGTTCACCGGGCGCTTTGAGGGTAAACTGCAGGGTCGGCGCCTGGGCCGGTGAGGCGGCCAGGGCGGTGAGAGGCTGGAGTGCCAGAAGCAGGAAACCTGCGAGCCATGCGAATTGTTTGGTCATGAATCTATCCTTTTATTGGGTTTGGTATTGGCGCTGAAACTGTTCGTAGAGTTTCAGAATGGCGATAAAGATGGTGACGATGGCGGGGCCGATGATCATTCCCCAGAAACCGTAGGTCGAAAGTCCGGCGATGATGGCGAAGAAGACGAGGATTTCGTTGGTCGCGTTGGTCTCTTTGATCAATTTCAGGTCGATCTCCCTGATGATGACCGGTTTGATGAAGGTGTCGGCGATGACCGAAATGACGATGACGGAGTAGATAGCCACCGTCAGTGCCGCCGACGGCCCCTGGGTGAACCAGAGGTAGACGGAGGTGGGGACCCACATCAGTGCACCCCCCACGACGGGAACCAGGGAGGCAAAGCCGTAGAGGATTCCCAGCAAAATGGCATCGAGACCGAAAAAGGCGACGATGGCGGCGAAGAGGGTGCCTTCGAAAATGGCGGTCGCAAGAATGGAGAAGAAGACGACCCCCATGGAGTTGTGCAGCTCGTTGAAGAGCAGCTGGGTCTGGGCGGTGTCCAGGGGCAGAATCCGTTTGATGAAGCGGCCCACCTCTTCGCCGTAGAGATAGGCGAAATAGTAGAAGATGAGAATGAGCACCATATCTTTGAAAAAGACGGCGCTGTGGGCGGCTACGGAGCCGATGAAGGCGAGGGCGTGCTTGATGTAGGCGGTGATATTCTCTTCACTAAGCGCATTGTCGATGGCGGTATGCACCGAATCCATATCGATGCCAAACTGTTGCAAAAGTTCGTCGGGAAGGGTGATGGAGTGGAGCGTTTCTAAGAGGTGGTCCACCACATCCTGGAGGGCGATCGGGTCGATCTTCACCGCCATGACGGCGAGGGCGTTGATCATGTAGACCAGCGGGGCGAAGAACATGAGTCCGAGCAGGAGGCTCATGACGCTGCTGAGCACCCAGCGTTTACGGAAGTACTTTTCGAGGTGTTTGGAGATACTGAGTGTCGCGAACATCAGCAAAACGGCGATGGAGATGGTCTGAACGAAGGGGCTGAAGACTGTATAGAGAAACCATCCCGAAATGGCGAGCAGCAGGATGATGAAGTGCTGCGGTTTCAAAAGAGGCCTCCCCGGGCCTGGGGAGAGAGTTTGAAGTGTTCGTAGGTTTTGGGTGTCGCCACGCGCCCCCGGGCGGTGCGCTCGATGTAGCCGTTGGCGAGCAGATAGGGCTCGATGACATCCTCGATGGTCCCTTCGTCTTCGCTCAGCGCCGCGCCGATGGTGCCAAGCCCCAGCGGCTTTCCTTTGGCTTCCACCAGAAGTTTCAGCAGCTTCAGGTCCAGCTCGTCGAAGCCCTGCTCGTTGACCCCCAGCTGGTCGAGGGCGTATTTCGTCCGATCCAGATGGATGGTCGTTTCATTCTCCACTTCGGCGAAGTCCCGTACCCGCCTCAAAAGCCGCAGGGCGATGCGGGGCGTGCCGCGGCTGCGCCGGGCGATCTCCAGCGCCGCGTCGGCATTGCAGGGTTTCTCCAGCTTTTCGGCGGCGATCTGGACGATCTTCGCCAACTCTTTGGAGGCGTAGAACTGCATCCTGAAATGCATGCCGAAACGCTCCCGCAGGGGGTTGGAGATCATCCCGGCGCGGGTCGTGGCTCCTATGAGGGTGAAGCGGGGAAGGTCGAGCTTGATGGTCTGCGCCGCCGGGCCGGAGCCGATGATGATATCGAGGCGGTAATCCTCCATCGCCGGGTAGAGAATCTCCTCGATCGCCGGACTCATGCGGTGGATTTCGTCGATGAAGAGGATGTCCCCCTCCTCCAGGTTGGTCAAAATGGCGGCCAGGTCGCCGCTCTTTTCGATCATCGGCGCCGCCGTCACTTTGATCTGGCTTCCCATCTCCGATGCGATGAGGTAGGCCAGCGTCGTCTTGCCCAGCCCCGGAGGGCCGAAAAAGAGCACATGGTCGAGTGCCTCGCCTCGCCGCTTGCTCGCCTCGATGAAGACCTGAAGGTTCTTCTTGATCTTCTCCTGCCCGATATACTCGTCCCAGCGTGAGGGCCGGAGGGAGGCTTCGTAACTGTTTTCGAAATCGAACTTTTCGACCTCGACGACCCGCTCCATCTTATTTTGCCTCCGGCAAAAAAGTGAACAGTGAATAGTGAACAGTGAATAGTGAAGGGGCGATGCTATGCATCGCGGATTTATCGTATTTCGTTCGCTTTGCGAACGGTATTGTCTTCAGATAAAAGGGAGCGAAGCGACCATTCCTGAACTTTTCACTTTTCACTATTAACTTTTCACTTACCATAGGTATGCATATCCTCCGGAAACTTCCCTTCTTTCACTTCCTCGGCATAGGTTTTGGCGGCGTTTCTCACCAGTTCGGCGCCGTTGAGGTAGCGTTTGACGAATTTGGGTTTGAAGGCTTCGAAAAAGCCCAGCATGTCGGACCATACCAGGACCTGGCCGTCGGTCGCTCTGCCGGCGCCGATGCCGATGACGGGGATCTTCACGGCTTTGGTGACCGCTTCGGCGAGGTCGGGGGTGACGCCTTCGATGACCAGGGCGAAAGCACCGGCCGCTTCGACGGCGCGGGCGTCTTCGAGGACTTTTTTGAAACTCTCCTCGTCGCGCCCCTGGACGATGTAGCCCCCCTCGGAGCGCACCGACTGGGG
It encodes the following:
- the lgt gene encoding prolipoprotein diacylglyceryl transferase, translating into MEFWRHIYDHFDPVAFTLGPFHVHWYGIMYVLALLTALFAAKWFVRKDRYPIDDKTLDAFFIYVEIGVILGARLGYILFYDPHTLWYLTRPWEIFNPFHGGTFTGISGMSYHGAVIGFLIGAWLFAKRYKTSFWMMMDLVALSVPVGYVFGRIGNFLNQGLVGRETDVPWGIYVNATLRHPSQLYEAFLEGVVVGAVLFFYRKRQRFEGELIALYAVLYGLARFVSEFWRQPDIQLGFICCGWMTMGQLLSLVMIAVGVAGYVILKRRGVTVKAGSR
- a CDS encoding TlpA disulfide reductase family protein gives rise to the protein MTKQFAWLAGFLLLALQPLTALAASPAQAPTLQFTLKAPGEPTLHITEASNGVVFREFKGQIVLLNFFGKHCRWCMKEIPHLVDLQKKYKGKLQIVAIHAQQPITGGERALLQKRFHFNYPIYEYMDNPDFVQYISHRAAWDGGLPFSIIFDQKGSAVKIIGGYAPEEHIAKIIDYLLSR
- a CDS encoding AI-2E family transporter; the encoded protein is MKPQHFIILLLAISGWFLYTVFSPFVQTISIAVLLMFATLSISKHLEKYFRKRWVLSSVMSLLLGLMFFAPLVYMINALAVMAVKIDPIALQDVVDHLLETLHSITLPDELLQQFGIDMDSVHTAIDNALSEENITAYIKHALAFIGSVAAHSAVFFKDMVLILIFYYFAYLYGEEVGRFIKRILPLDTAQTQLLFNELHNSMGVVFFSILATAIFEGTLFAAIVAFFGLDAILLGILYGFASLVPVVGGALMWVPTSVYLWFTQGPSAALTVAIYSVIVISVIADTFIKPVIIREIDLKLIKETNATNEILVFFAIIAGLSTYGFWGMIIGPAIVTIFIAILKLYEQFQRQYQTQ
- the ruvB gene encoding Holliday junction branch migration DNA helicase RuvB, with translation MERVVEVEKFDFENSYEASLRPSRWDEYIGQEKIKKNLQVFIEASKRRGEALDHVLFFGPPGLGKTTLAYLIASEMGSQIKVTAAPMIEKSGDLAAILTNLEEGDILFIDEIHRMSPAIEEILYPAMEDYRLDIIIGSGPAAQTIKLDLPRFTLIGATTRAGMISNPLRERFGMHFRMQFYASKELAKIVQIAAEKLEKPCNADAALEIARRSRGTPRIALRLLRRVRDFAEVENETTIHLDRTKYALDQLGVNEQGFDELDLKLLKLLVEAKGKPLGLGTIGAALSEDEGTIEDVIEPYLLANGYIERTARGRVATPKTYEHFKLSPQARGGLF